One Falsiruegeria litorea R37 genomic window, CGATCTGGCGCGCCTGCCTGGTAAGGTCGAGCCCCTGGTGCGTGATCCGAATGACATTTCGGACCTTCTGTCCTACCAACTCATCAGCGGTGTGGTTTCGGCCACCGACAAAGGAGACAATGAATGACCCAAGTCGATCTGAACGCGGATATGGGCGAAAGTTTCGGCCCCTGGAAGATGGGTGATGATGAGAACCTGTTGCAGGTGATCACCTCGGCCAACATCGCTTGCGGGTTTCACGCGGGCGACCCGGATGTGATGGCCAAGACCATGACAATCGCGGCGGAAAACGGCGTCGGTATTGGGGCGCATCCCGGCTTTCCCGACCTGCAAGGGTTCGGTCGCCGCAACATGAAGGTGCCGCATGCCTCATTGCGCAATCTGGTGCGCTACCAGCTCGGCGCGGCGATGGGCATGGCGCAGGCCGTGGGGACCAAGGTGCGGCATCTGAAATTGCATGGGGCGCTGGCCAACATGTGCTCGGTTGATCTGGACATGGCGCGGGCCTGCTATCAGGGCGCGCTGGACGTGGATCCGGATATCATCGTGATGGTGCTGGCCGTGACCAAGCAGGAAGAGGCCGTGCGCGAGTTGGGATGCAAATGGGTTGGCGAAATCTTTGCCGACCGGGCTTACAATGATGACGGCACACTTGTGGATCGGTCGCTGCCGGGGGCTGTCATCCATGATGCGGATGTCGCAGGGCCGCGCATTCTGGAAATGGTCAAGAAAGGCGCGATCATCACTGAGAGCGGAAAGCGGCTGGAGACCTCGATCGATACGATCTGTCTGCATGGCGATGGCGCGACGGCGTTGCAGATTGCCCGCTCGGTAAAGCGCTGCCTGACCGAGGGTGGGGTCGAGGTGACCAAGTTCGAAAGGTAAGTTTTTATTGTTCCTGGCCGCGCGCAGCGTGGCGACGCGCCGACCGCCCCCATGGGCGGCGCGTTTCGCGCCACCCGCGATCGGCTTGCGTGTCAACGCAACCTTTGGAATCGACTACTCGGCTGGCTCCTTGGTTGGCATGTAAAGCTCGCCCCCTTCGCGGAATTTGGCAGCCATCGCCTCCATCCCCTCTTTCTGCGCCTCGGTGCGGATGTCATGCGAAATTCGCATCGAACAGAATTTGGGCCCGCACATGGAGCAGAAATGCGCGACCTTGTGGGCCTGCTTGGGTAGGGTCTGATCGTGGAATTCACGTGCCGTGTCCGGGTCGAGTGACAGGTTGAACTGATCTTCCCAGCGGAATTCGAACCGGGCCCGTGACAAGGCATCGTCGCGACGCTGCGCCCCCGGTAGACCCTTGGCCAAATCGGCAGCGTGGGCGGCGATCTTATAGGTGATCACGCCTGTTTTGACATCGTCCCGGTCCGGCAGGCCCAAGTGCTCTTTGGGCGTCACATAACAAAGCATCGCACAGCCAAACCAACCGATCATGGCCGCCCCAATGCCGGACGTGATGTGGTCATAGCCCGGTGCAATATCCGTGGTGAGCGGCCCAAGCGTATAGAACGGAACTTCGTGGCAGCACTCCAGCTGCTTGTCCATGTTCTCTTTGATCTTGTGCATGGCGACGTGACCGGGTCCTTCGATCATCACCTGACAATCCTTGGCCCAGGCGATCTTGGTCAGTTCGCCCAGAGTTTCCAGCTCGGCAAACTGGGCCTCATCATTGGCATCCGCGATGGAACCGGGGCGCAGACCGTCGCCCAAGCTGAAGGACACGTCATAGGCGCGGCAGATGTCGCATATCTCGTCGAAATGCTCGTAAAGGAAGTTTTCCTTGTGGTGATGCAGGCACCACTTGGCCATGATCGAGCCGCCGCGCGAGACGATGCCGGTCACGCGGTTCACGGTCATCGGCACCATGTGCAGGCGCACGCCTGCGTGGATGGTGAAGTAGTCGACGCCCTGTTCGGCCTGTTCGATCAGCGTGTCTCGGAAGACTTCCCATGTCAGGTCCTCGGCGATGCCGTTCACCTTTTCCAGCGCCTGATACATGGGCACGGTGCCGATGGGTACAGGGCTGTTGCGGATGATCCATTCGCGGGTGTTGTGGATGTTGCGACCAGTCGACAGGTCCATCACCGTGTCGGCACCCCAGCGGATCGACCAGACCATCTTGTCGACCTCTTCCTCCATGCTGGACGTAACAGCTGAGGTGCCCATGTTGGCATTGATCTTGACCAGGAAATTGCGGCCGATAATCATCGGTTCGCTTTCGGGGTGATTGATGTTGGCCGGGATGATAGCGCGGCCTGCGGCAACCTCGTCCCTTACAAACTCGGGTGTGACGTAGTCGGGGATGTTGGCGCCCCAGTCGTTGCCGTCACGCGCCTCTACCACCGCTTCGCGCAGTTGGTTTTCGCGAATGGCGATGAATTCCATCTCTGGCGTGACGATGCCCGCGCGAGCATATGCCAATTGTGTGACTGCCTTGCCATCTTTGGCGCGCAGCGGGCGTGGTTTGACAGGAAACTCGGGCGTCAGCCGGTCGCCTTCGACAAAACCGTTGTCGGCTGCGGTGATTTCGCGGCCTTGGTAGTCTTCGACGTCACCACGCGCCTCGATCCAGGCACGGCGCAGGGGGGCAAGGCCCCGCTTGATGTCTACCTGCACGTCCGGGTCGGTGTAGGGTCCCGAGCTGTCATAAACCGGCAGGGGCGGCTCTCCGGCGGTCGGGTGAACCGAGATTTCGCGCATCGGCACCCGGATGTCGGGGTGCTGCGTGCCGGACACATAGATCTTGCGCGCGGCAGGCAAGCCACCTGTGGTGATCTTTGGATTGGGGACGTTCATGTCAGTGCTCCTCAAGCGTTTCACTCAAAAAGACACAGATGACGTGGGCTTGGATGCAAAAGAGGGTGTACGGCCCTCTCGTCTCAGGCAAGGCGGCGGGTCATGATCCCGGCGTTTGCGATGCCCTAGCTTCCTCCGCCAGTATCAACTGGGTCAGGTTCAAAGGGTCGCGTCGCCGTGCGTGATGCACCGTCAGCCTCTCAGTCCCCTAGGTGGGACCCCCCTGCGTGCGCTTTGGGTAACCGATATGCACGGCAAAGGCCACGCTCCAGTTCTAGAGTGCTGATAAGACCAATTCAGATAGACCTCCCGCACCCGAGCGATCCCGACTTTGTCGGCACCGCTAGCGGCCTTGGGCCAGGCGCCTCGCCTTCGGCTCGGCGTGGTCCCGATCGGGGAACCGGTTCGCCCCATTCGCCAACCGCCGAGCGCAGCGAGGCTCGGCCCAACGGGAGGAGGTGTTTCGTCAGAAACATCGACGACGGGCGGGAGTTCCCCCTCCAACGCAACAAGGGTCACCCCAAAAGAAATGACCGCGGAGCTCCGCGGTCAAATCTTACGAGGTAGTGCTGGTGGTAAATTCTATGATGGGCCGATCATGAAGCAGGTCACGTTACGGGCCTTCAGGCGGCGGCATGCGAGATCAGCCTGATCGCGCGTCATGCCCTGGAATGTTGCGTCGAAACCACGGGTCGATTGATCGACCTTGCGCAAGGTCCCGTCGAGTGTTGCCATCTCGGCTAGGGCAGTGCGCAACAGAACTTTCTCGGCCTGATAGCGGTTGGTATAGCGTCCGACGTTGATTCCCCAGTGATGACCGCCAGATGTCGACAAGCGGGTCACAACCTCTTGCTCAGGCTGCGGTGCGGCTGCCGGCTCGGGGTCGACCGAAGTCAGAACCAGGTTTTCTGGCCGCAGCGCGGGTCGCGTTCCCGGGGCTGCAGGCGCCACCGAGCCAACCTCGGCTATGACTTCATTAATGCTGGCCTGGATGCTGTCTTGGTTTTGCTTGGCGGCTTCAGCCACCAGAACAGCGCCTGCTGCGGGACGAGATTGCGGACGTAGGCTGGTTTTGGGTGCACCGGCCAAGCGAATCGTCTTGCCGCTGCCGCCCGCTGTGGTGTTGCCAACATAGGCAGGACGGCTCGGCTTGCGGATTGGCGCCCGCGACGGTGCGCGGCGAAAGCCCAGGTCCAGTAGCTCGGCCACCTTGGCGTTGCGCGACGAACTGGATTTGCCGCCAAACACGGTTGCGATGATGCGCTCGTTGCCCCGTTTGGCAGAGGCCACCAGGTTGAAACCCGCCGCGCGGGTGTAGCCTGTCTTGATCCCGTCTGCGCCCTGATAAGCGGCCAGAAGACGGCGGTTGGTGTTGTTCACCGATTTGATTCCCGCGTTTGTCGATTTGCGCGAAAACAGGTTGTAGTATTGGGGGTAATCATAAAGCAGATGCCGCCCCAGCGTGGTCATGTCCCGCGCGGTCGACATATGACCGCTTTCGGTCAGGCCATGCGCGTTCTTGAACGTGGTGCGCGTCATTCCGAGTGCCTTGGCCGTGCGGGTCATGCGACGGGCAAATGCAGCCTCGGACCCGCTGATCGCGATGCCGATGGCTGTGGCCGCATCGTTCGCCGATTTCACGGCAGCAGCCCGGATCAGATAGCGGAACGCAATGCGCTGCCCCGACCGCAGGCCCAGTTTCGATGGCGGTTCGCTGGCGGCTTTTTGGGTTATGCGCACTTTGGTATCGAGTGTGATTTCGCCGTTTCGCACCGCCTCGAACGCGATGTAGAGCGTCATCATCTTGGTCAACGAGGCAGGGTGCAGGCGCGTGTCGGCATTACGTGAATGCAAAACTTCTCCCGTGCGCGCGTCAATCACCATGGCCGCATAGGGGGCTGCCCGCGCGCTGAGCGGAATCAGAATGCACAGCCAAACGGCTGCTAGAAAAATAAGGCCCAAACGGGCCGGCTTTGTACGCCGAACCTGCACGATCATTGCCTCTGTCTGCCTCTGGCCGCCGATTTTTCGGCTGGCTCATTGATTAGTTACACACAGGCTAACACAGAGATTCCTCAAAATAAACCCGGAGGTTGCAGGCAGCCTGTCGAATTTCAGTTCAAGGAAAAACCACATGTAGCGGCCGTGGCGATCAGGCCCGCAACACCGGCCATTGTGGCAAGAATGTGGCGGCGGGAAATGGCCGGATCAACTCAACCTGTTCAAAAGCGCGGGTAAACCGCCCAGGTCTTCCAATTCGCGAAACCGGGGTTCCTTCACAGGGGCTTCGGCATGTTCGATTTCCCAGGTCAGTCCGTGCGGAACGTATACTCCCCATCCGCCGGCCTCGATCGCGGGAACAACATCCGAGCGCATGGAATTGCCAACCATCATCGCATGCTCGGGACCATGACCATGGTGGGCAAAGATCGCCGCGTAGGATGCGGGTGTCTTTTCGCTCACGATCTCGACACCGTCGAACAGATCGCCAAGGCCCGATTGTGCAAGCTTGCGTTCTTGATCCAACAAATCGCCTTTGGTGATCAACAGGACGCGGTGGGTTTCAGCCACTGCTTTCACCGTTGCCTCGGCGTGTGGAAGCAACTCGATTGGGTGGTCCAGCATGTCCTGTCCAGCCTCAATCAATTCGCGGATGACAGAGGCGGGCACGCGATCCTCGGTCACCTCAATCGCGGTTTCGATCATCGACAGCACGAACCCTTTCACACCATAGCCATAGTGCCCGATGTTGCGGCGCTCGGCTTCAAGCAGACGGTCGGCCAGATGGTCGGGTTGGGCATGCTCGGCCAGCAATTCGGCAAAGCGATCCTGAGTCAGGCGAAAGAAGCGTTCGTTGTGCCAAAGGGTGTCGTCGGCATCGAAACCAACAGTGGTGAGTTTACGATCCGTTGACACCTGTTCGCTTTCCCTTTTCTAAACCCGATGGAAGGTTATATAAGCCACTATACCAAACCAACTCCCCAACCGGACTGTTCTGCGCGATGTTGCTACAACCCTTGATGATGTCGGACAACCCAGGCGACGACAGCGACACCTCGGTGATTGTCGAAACCCGGCCCAAGACCAAGCGTCCGCCGCTGTACAAGGTGCTGCTGCTGAACGAC contains:
- the thiC gene encoding phosphomethylpyrimidine synthase ThiC produces the protein MNVPNPKITTGGLPAARKIYVSGTQHPDIRVPMREISVHPTAGEPPLPVYDSSGPYTDPDVQVDIKRGLAPLRRAWIEARGDVEDYQGREITAADNGFVEGDRLTPEFPVKPRPLRAKDGKAVTQLAYARAGIVTPEMEFIAIRENQLREAVVEARDGNDWGANIPDYVTPEFVRDEVAAGRAIIPANINHPESEPMIIGRNFLVKINANMGTSAVTSSMEEEVDKMVWSIRWGADTVMDLSTGRNIHNTREWIIRNSPVPIGTVPMYQALEKVNGIAEDLTWEVFRDTLIEQAEQGVDYFTIHAGVRLHMVPMTVNRVTGIVSRGGSIMAKWCLHHHKENFLYEHFDEICDICRAYDVSFSLGDGLRPGSIADANDEAQFAELETLGELTKIAWAKDCQVMIEGPGHVAMHKIKENMDKQLECCHEVPFYTLGPLTTDIAPGYDHITSGIGAAMIGWFGCAMLCYVTPKEHLGLPDRDDVKTGVITYKIAAHAADLAKGLPGAQRRDDALSRARFEFRWEDQFNLSLDPDTAREFHDQTLPKQAHKVAHFCSMCGPKFCSMRISHDIRTEAQKEGMEAMAAKFREGGELYMPTKEPAE
- a CDS encoding LamB/YcsF family protein, which gives rise to MTQVDLNADMGESFGPWKMGDDENLLQVITSANIACGFHAGDPDVMAKTMTIAAENGVGIGAHPGFPDLQGFGRRNMKVPHASLRNLVRYQLGAAMGMAQAVGTKVRHLKLHGALANMCSVDLDMARACYQGALDVDPDIIVMVLAVTKQEEAVRELGCKWVGEIFADRAYNDDGTLVDRSLPGAVIHDADVAGPRILEMVKKGAIITESGKRLETSIDTICLHGDGATALQIARSVKRCLTEGGVEVTKFER
- a CDS encoding D-alanyl-D-alanine carboxypeptidase family protein yields the protein MIVQVRRTKPARLGLIFLAAVWLCILIPLSARAAPYAAMVIDARTGEVLHSRNADTRLHPASLTKMMTLYIAFEAVRNGEITLDTKVRITQKAASEPPSKLGLRSGQRIAFRYLIRAAAVKSANDAATAIGIAISGSEAAFARRMTRTAKALGMTRTTFKNAHGLTESGHMSTARDMTTLGRHLLYDYPQYYNLFSRKSTNAGIKSVNNTNRRLLAAYQGADGIKTGYTRAAGFNLVASAKRGNERIIATVFGGKSSSSRNAKVAELLDLGFRRAPSRAPIRKPSRPAYVGNTTAGGSGKTIRLAGAPKTSLRPQSRPAAGAVLVAEAAKQNQDSIQASINEVIAEVGSVAPAAPGTRPALRPENLVLTSVDPEPAAAPQPEQEVVTRLSTSGGHHWGINVGRYTNRYQAEKVLLRTALAEMATLDGTLRKVDQSTRGFDATFQGMTRDQADLACRRLKARNVTCFMIGPS
- a CDS encoding HAD family hydrolase; the protein is MSTDRKLTTVGFDADDTLWHNERFFRLTQDRFAELLAEHAQPDHLADRLLEAERRNIGHYGYGVKGFVLSMIETAIEVTEDRVPASVIRELIEAGQDMLDHPIELLPHAEATVKAVAETHRVLLITKGDLLDQERKLAQSGLGDLFDGVEIVSEKTPASYAAIFAHHGHGPEHAMMVGNSMRSDVVPAIEAGGWGVYVPHGLTWEIEHAEAPVKEPRFRELEDLGGLPALLNRLS